The nucleotide window GCATCCGTTTTCCGGTGCGTAGGTAAAAGGGGACTCCGGCCCAGCGCCAGTTATTAATTTCAGCTTTTATGGCAACAAAGGTTTCTGTATTGCTATCCGGGTTTGCGCCTTCCTCTTCCATATAGCCGGGAACCGGTGTTCCCTCCAGCATTCCTTTTGTGTAGCGTCCGCGTACGACATGGGTGGAGCACATCTCTGAGGTAATAGGGCGCAGGGCTTTAAGTACCTTCACTTTTTCATTGCGGATCATGTCTGCAGACAGATCATCCGGTGGGTCCATCGCGGTGAGGCAGAGTAGCTGTAACAGGTGGTTTTGCACCATATCCCGCATCTGTCCGGCCTTATCAAAATAACCCCAGCGACCTTCAATGCCTACTTTCTCCGCCACGGTAATCTCAACGTGGGAGATATGGCTTTGATTCCACTGGGAACCAAACAGAGGGTTAGCAAAGCGCAGGGCAATCAGATTCTGTACCGTTTCTTTGCCCAGATAGTGATCGATCCGGTAGATCTGGGTTTCATCGAAATACTCGGCGACCTGATCATTCACCTCATTGGAGGATTTCAGATTATGGCCGATCGGTTTTTCCAGTACGACACAGCTGTTGGTGTTGATGCACTCGCACCTGGTCAGGTTTTTGCTAATTGATCCATAGATTGAAGCGGGGGTTGCATAATAGAAGATGCGTGCCCGTTCGGCGCTGGTATCAAGCGTGGTTTTCAGATCCTGGTAGCTTTCAGCTTCGGTAAAGTTCACGCTGCAGTATTCAATTTTGGCCAGAAAACGCTTCAGGGCTTCGGGTTCCAGCTCTTCAGGTTTTACATATCGGGCCAGGCTTTCTTTGCAGATATCGGAGAAGCTATTGGTGTCTTCCTCGTGTCTTGCCACGCCAATAATGCGTGAGTCCTGTCCCAGTAAGTCAGCACTTTCCAGCTGAAACAGTGAGGGGATAAGCTTCCTCTGAGCCAGGTCACCCATGGCACCGAAGATCACAATGTCGCTGGAAGTACTCGCTATAGACATGGTTGAACCTGTATTTTGTAGTTATTAAAACAATATAATGTGTATATTATGTGGTTTAAATCTGTTTTTCAACACTATGTAAGTAATATAACAACATACAAGAGGGTTTATTTCCCCTCTTTTAGCATATATTGCCTCTAAAATAGTGCTGGAAGCTGGTTTTATAGGGATGTATAGTCACCCTTATATTAACAAATGTAGTTAAATAACCACCATTTAGTCTACTTAAACAGAGTAATTATGATATGAACCTGTTAGAGCAGATTTACGATCGTCTTGAATCGTTAAATAAATCTGAGCGTAAAGTTGCCAATGTCATCATTGGTGATCCGGCAACGGCAACGCGGTTAAGTATAGCGTCGCTGGCTCAGGCCGCGTCTGTCAGTGAACCAACGGTGAATCGCTTCTGTCGAAACTTCGAAGCGAAAGGCTACCCGGATTTTAAGATTCAACTGGCCCAGAGCCTGGCGGGGGGGACTCCTTATGTCAGTCGTAATGTTGAGCAGGATGATTCCACTGAGGAGTATACGGATAAGATTTTCACCTCGACGATTGCTGCGCTGGATGTTGCCCGTAAAGGGGTGAATGCCGGACTGATCAGTAAGGCGGTTGATTACCTTATACAGGCGAAGCAGATATCCTTCCTGGGGCTGGGGGCGTCAGGCCCGGTTGCCACCGATGCTCAGCATAAATTTTTCCGGTTCAACCTGCCGGTCGCTGCCTATGAAGATGTGCTGATGATGCGTATGGTCGCTGCGGCTGCACATACAGGCGATGTGTTTGTGGTCATCTCTTACACCGGTCGCACCCGGGAACTGGTCGATGTTGCTCAGATTGCCAGAGAGAATGGTGCAACGGTTATTGGTATATCCGCCGAAAACTCACCACTGGCTAAAGAGTGCACGGTGTTGCTGGCGGCACCCACGCCGGAAGACACCGATATCTATATGCCGATGACATCACGCATCGTTCAGTTAACACTATTGGATGTTCTGGCAACCGGGGTAACGTTGCGGCGAGGTGTGGATTTTCATCAACATCTTAAGAAGATTAAAGAAAGCCTGAAAGCCACCCGTTATCCCAGTGAGTAGCGCAGCCTGTGGCTAATCGTTTGATAATATGTTGTCAGAAAACCCGCAAATAGCGGGTTTAATGAGATGGTTCCCCTCGCTTTTAACCAGCTATGCTGGAAAGGCGACGAAACCAACAAGGAGAACCATCTCATGTCTATCAAAGTCCTTGGAATCGATTTAGGCAAGTCTTCTTTTCATTTAATTGGTCGTGATTCTCACGATAAGCAAGTCTGCAAAAAGAAACTCTCTCGTCATCAGCTCATTACTTTTATAGCACAACTACCGCCATGCATTATTGCGTTTGAAGCATGCGGTGGCGCGCACTGGTTAGGCCGTCTCTGCATGAGTTATGGTCACGACGTCCGATTAATCCCGCCTCAATATGTTAAACCTTTTGTTAAAGGTAATAAAAACGACTTCATTGATGCGCAAGCGATTACTGAGGCGGCAGGTCGTCCGGATATGCGGTTTGTCGCAGTGAAGTCAGTTGACGCACAAAGTCAGGTAGTCGTACATCGAGTACGTGAAGGCTTCGTAGCGGAGCGCACAGCTTGTATGTCACGTATTGGCGCGCTGTTATTGGAATTCGGTTTATCCCTTCCACGTGGTCACTCAGCGATGAAAAAGCTGTTTTCATGGCTAAGCACACAAAAAGTTACACTATGCCCAGCCATCATAGGTGAGCTTCAAGTGATGCATGATCACTACCGCTACTTAAATGAGCAAATAGCCGAACAAGATATAAAAATCGTTAGGCAGGTTAAGCAAAGCAGTCGTTGCCAGCTACTAAAAACCGTTCCTGGTATTGGTGATATGACTGCAAGCCAATTAGCAGCAGAAGTGGGCAATGCTCATCAGTTTAAAAGCGGTCGAGAAATGGCTGCTTGGTTAGGGTTGGTGCCGCGGCAATATTCGACAGGAGGGAGGTCGAAGTTATTAGGTATTAGTAAGCGTGGAAATAAACGCCTTAGATGCTTATTAGTGCACGGAGCCAGAGCGATCCTATCACGATTGGATAACTATCGGGGGCCGATGTATGACTGGCTAAGAAAGCTGAGAGCAAGTAAATCATTTAATACGGTCTGTATTGCTCTGGCAAACAAGCTGTCACGAATAGCGTATGCTGTTTTAAGCAAGAATGAGCCTTACCAGTCACAGCAGGTTTAATCAGGTTTGCAATAACAGAGCGTGATGATGAAAAGGGTTGACCGTCCGGGTAGTAAACCTGTCACAAAAAACAGCTGTTATAAGCTGTCGGTTTTTTAAGGGCTATCTGGCGCGGATGCTCATCGTGGAGCAGGAATGAAACATTCCTAATTAAAGACTCCGAATACATTAGCGCAAAACCACCTCATGATCACAAATCTGTGTTGCAATCATGAGGGGAACCATACATTTTTGTATTTACCCGGACGCTGGTGCTTACACGCTGAACGAACCTCGTTATTAATATGGAGTATTGCGCGCCAGACCAGGTTTTAATGAACTCTGAAATATTCGCAGCGCCACAGGTGACCGTCAAGCTGACGGGTGCTGATGGTATTGTTCATATTGCCAGTGAGTGTGTTATGCCGTTCGTGCCAGGCTCGCCTGAGATGCTCTGGGCGGCCGGGTCAGCTAAGATAAACAGTGAGTCCCTTTACGTATTCATCACCCAGTGCGGTAAATCTCATTGTTGTTAGCCAGCCAGAATGCCAATAGTCCTATGAAGTAAATTCTTACAAATGTCCTGAGTGGGTTTTTCTATAAACAATGGACCAGATTGTGTTAAAAATAACAGACTGGCTTGAACTTAACTTGACTAAATAAGGGTAGCTGATGGAGGTCATTGCACTGCCGTAGCGCTTCTATTCAGATAAAGGGGAGCCGTTTTATGGTTATGCTTTATCCGTAATGCCGTCAATGTCATGAAGGATTGTGAACATGAATAACAAGATCCAGACGATTATTCAGCGTTATCAGTCAGACCGGACCCGTCTGCTTGATATGCTCTGGGAACTGCATCACCTGTACGGTTACCTACCCGGTGAGGCTCTGTCGGAGCTGGCCGGTGGCCTGAATATGTCAGTCGATGATGTGCGCGAAACCAGTTCCTTTTACCATTATTTTCATGATCATCCGACCGGCAGGTACACCTTTTATCTGAGCAATACGGTGATTGCCAGAATGAAGGGTTATCAGCAGGTGCTGGCGGCACTGGAGCGTGAGACCGGCGCATCTGTCGGGGGAGTGGATGAGTCCGGGACGTTTGGCTTGTATGAAACACCCTGCATCGGCCTGAGCGATCAGGAACCGGCGATGTTGCTCGATGATGTGGTATTTACCCGACTGACCCCCGAAAAAATCTCAGATATTGTCAGCCTGTTAAAACAGGGCCGATCACCCGCAGAGATCGCTAACCCCAATGCCTTGCCTGAAGATGATGTTACCTATGTAGATCAGCTGGTTGAAACCAATATCTGTCAGGCCGGCCCGGTGTTTTTTCAGCCTCTGAATGATTTCCCAAGGCTTCTGAAAAACTGTCTGGATGCCGGTCCCGATGCTGTCATCGGGGAGATTGCCTCTGCCAGTCTGAGGGGGCATGGCGGGGCGGGTTTCTCCACCGGGTTGAAGTGGCGCCTGTGCCGCGAGGCTGCAGGGGCGGCTAAATATGTGATCTGTAATGCTGACGAGGGGGAGCCGGGCACTTTCAAAGACAGAGCTTTACTGATTCGCTCGCCGCAGGCTGTATTGATGGGGATGATTCTGGCCGCCAGCGTGATCGGTGCCCGCGAGGGAATTATCTATCTGCGTCAGGAGTATATCTATCTCAAAGCTTATCTGGAGAAACAACTGCAACTGTTCAGAGAGCAGGGGTTGCTGGGAGACAATATTCTTGGGCATGTGGATTTTAGTTTTGATATCCGTATCCAGATGGGTGCCGGGGCTTATATCTGCGGAGATGAATCAGCACTGATCGAATCCTGCGAGGGTAAGCGGGGCACCCCCCGGGTGAAACCGCCTTACCCGGTAGAGCAGGGCTATCTGGGGATGCCGACCTGTGTCAACAATGTTGAAACTCTTGCTGCGGTAACCCGGGTGATGCAGCAGGGGGCTGACTGGTATCAGAAACTGGGCACAGAGGATTCCAGAGGTAGCCGGCTGATGAGTGTTTCGGGTGATTGTGTACGCCCCGGAATATACGAAATAGAGTGGGGCACGACCCTTAATCAGGTGCTGACTCGGGTGGGGGCTGTCGATCCCTGGGCGGTACAGGTCAGCGGCCCGTCTGGCGAGTGTGTTGCGGTCGAAAAAAGTGGCGAGCGGCGCTTCGGTTACGGCGACCTCAGCTGCAATGGCTCTTTGATGATCTTCGACCGCTCAAGGGATCTGCTCGAAATTGTGCAGCACTTTATGCAATTCTTTGTCGATGAATCCTGCGGTATCTGCACTCCCTGTCGGGCGGGTAATATTGATCTGCGTAACAAGGTTGAACGGATTATTGCCGGCAGGGCCTGTCAGCAGGATCTGGATGAGGTGGTGAGTTGGGGGAATCTGGTACGCAGTACCAGTCGCTGTGGACTGGGAGCCACTTCGCCCAATCCGATTCTGAGTACCTTGCAGCAGTTCCCGGAAATCTATCAGGCAAAACTGACCCGGCAGCAGGGGGTCTTATTGCCATCATTTGATCTGGGAGCTGCGTTACAGGGCAACGAACAGGCGCGTATAGAACTGACCCGGATAACGGCGAAAGAGGTTTCGGAGAAAACGAAATGAGTATTCAGATAACCATTGATGGTCAGCCGGTAGCAACTGAAGCGGGACATAACCTGGTGGACGTTGCTGCAGACAACGGCGTGTATATTCCTACGCTCTGTTATCTCAAAGGACGGCCCTGTCTGGGGACCTGCCGTGTCTGTTCGGTCCGGGTCAATGGCCATGTGACTGCCGCCTGCAGTGTGCCGGTGGCTGATGGTATGCAGGTGGAGGTCGAAACGGCAGAGCTGGCAGATATGCGTAAAGCGCTGGTGGAGTTTCTCTTTGTTGAGGGCAATCACAACTGCCCCAGTTGTGAAAAAAGTGGTCGCTGCGAGCTTCAGGATACCGGTTATGAGCTGGAGATGATGGTATCCCGTTTCCCTTACCGTTTTCCGTTGCGGCCGCGGGAGGTGGTGGCCGAACAACTCTGGCTGGAGCGCGACCGCTGTATCTTCTGTCAGCGCTGTGTTGAATTTATCCGGGACCGGAAAACCGATCAGAAGATCTTCAGTATCAAGGGGCGTGGCAGCACTGCGCAGATTGAGATCAATGCAGAACTTGCCAATGCGATGCCGCCGGAGCAGGTGCGGCAAGCGGTCGATATCTGCCCGGTGGGCTGTATTCTTGAGAAAGGGGTTGGCTTTAATGATCCGATCGGGCAGCGCAAATTTGAGATTCAATCGGTGCGTGAACGGGCGCTGGGGGAGAAAAAGAAATGAGTAAACCCGATAAAAACCAAACCTGTTCACACGATCTTCCGGCCAGCCAGATGGACCCTGCACTACAGGCGGCGCGAGATAAAAAAATCAAGGTGGCGATGATCGGTTTGTGCGGCTGCTGGGGCTGCACTCTGTCACTTCTGGATATGGATGAAGCGCTACTGGGGCTGTTGGATAAAGTGACTATCCTGCGTTCATCGCTGACCGATATTAAGCGGATTCCGGAGCGCTGTGCCATCGGTTTTATCGAAGGCGGTGTGGCTAATGAAGAGAATATTGAGACTCTGAAAGAGTTTCGCGAGAATTGTGACATTCTTATATCCGTTGGCGCCTGCGCTATCTGGGGTGGCGTTCCGGCGATGCGTAATGAGTTTGAACTGACCGACTGCCTGAAAGAAGCCTATGTTGATTCAGTCACCGCGGTGCCTGGTGCAATACCCACGATTCCGTACCACGACGATATTCCGCGGATAACCACCAAGGTATACCCCTGTCACGAAGTGGTTAAAATGGATTACTTTATCCCCGGTTGCCCTCCAGATGGTGCAACGATTCTTAAAGTGCTGGATGATCTGATTAACGGGCGTGAATTCGACCTGCCGGCATCGATTAACCGATACGATTAACAGAGGGAACCGAGATGAGTCGAAAACTGGTTATTGATCCTGTTACCCGTATTGAGGGACATGGCAAGGTTACCATTCAGCTGGATGATAGTAACAGGGTGACCGATGCTAAGCTCCATGTGGTGGAGTTTCGCGGTTTTGAAAAGCTGATACAGGGACATCCCTACTGGGAAGCGCCGATGTTGCTACAGAGGATCTGTGGTATCTGCTTTGTCAGTCATCACCTGTGCGGCGCCAAAGCTCTGGATGATATGGTTGGTGTGGGACAGGGGTCTGGAATCGATATGCTGCCAACGCCAGAAAAAATCCGTCGACTGGGGCACTATGCCCAGCAGTTACAGTCCCATGTGACCGCCTATTTTTATCTGGTTGTCCCCGAGATGCTGTTCGGTATGGATGCGCCGCCGGAGCAGCGCAATGTGCTGGGGCTGGTGGAACAGAATCCGGCGCTGGTAAAGCGGGTTGTTGCACTACGTAAGTGGGGGCAGGAGCTGATCAAAGCGGTATTAGGTAAGCGGATGCACGGCATCAGCTCTATCCCTGGCGGGGTGAGCAAGAATCTCAGCGCAGCGGAACGGGATCGCTTTCTCAACGGAGAGGCGGGGCTGCTCTCCATTGATGAGGTGATCGAATACGCTCAGGATGGTCTGAATCTGTTTTATGATTTTCATGAAAAACACCGCCAAGAGGTCGATAGTTTTGCCGTGGTTCCGTCACTGGATATGTGCCTGGTTAATGAAGCGGGCAATGTGGACTACTATCACGGCCGAATCCGGATTATCGATGAAAACAAGACCATCGTGCGGGAGTTTGATTACCACGACTATCTTGAGCATTTTTCCGAAGCGACCGAAGCGTGGAGCTATATGAAGTTTCCCTTCCTGAAGCAACTGGGACGGGACAAAGGTTCTGTACGGGTGGGGCCTCTGGCGCGCATGAATGTAACTAAAACGCTCTCTACTCCACTGGCTCAGGCGGCCCTGGAAAAGTTTCATGACTACACCGGCGGTAAATCAAACAGTATGACGCTGCATACTAACTGGGCCCGTGCTATTGAGATTATCCACTCCGCAGAACTGATTAAAGAACTGTTGAATGATCCCGACCTGCAAAATGAGCAGTTGCTGATGACCCCGGCGGAAAACGCCTGGACCGGTGAGGGGATTGGCGTTGTTGAGGCCCCCCGGGGGACTCTGCTGCACCACTACCAGGCCAATAAAGAGGGCGAGATTACGTTTGCCAATCTGATCGTTTCGACCACTCAGAACAATAGTGTCATCAATCGAACGGTGCAGTCGGTGGCAGAGGATTATATCAGTGGAAACGCTGAAATTACCGAGGGGATGATGAACGCTATCGAAGTGGGCATTCGCGCATACGATCCCTGCCTGAGTTGTGCTACCCATGCGCTGGGGCAGATGCCACTGGCGGTTTCTCTGTTTGATGCAGAGGGGAATCTGATTGATGAACAGCGCCGTTAAACCGAAGCGGCTAGCGCTGGCGGACTTTAACCGGGCCGATTGTCTGATCTATGGTATCGGAAATCTTGCTCGCCAGGATGACGGATTGGGATGGGCGTTTGTCGACTGGCTGGAAGCCACAGGCATCTGTCCTGAGGCAGAGATGGTGCGTAATTATCAGCTGTTTCTCGAAGATGCCGATCTGATCAGCCGTAAACAAAAAGTGTTGTTTATCGATGCCACTCAGGATCCGGGGGTGGAGGCGTTTTCACTGCAGTCGGCGAGTGCAAAACTGGATTTTAGCTTCACCTCCCATGCGATCTCCATTCCGGCCATCATGGCGACCTGTCAGCTCTGCTTTGATAAACAGCCAGCAGTCTATGTGCTGGCTATCAGAGGGTATGAATGGGCGTTAGAGGAGGGGTTGACCGCCGGTGCCAGGTCTAATTTAGACCGCGCTATAGCTCACTTTAGGGTATAGCGGTTTTGTAGCGGGCTAATGACTCCAGCCAGACATCTGTTTGTCACGCAGACTGTCCGTGGACAGGTGGCAGGGTTAAGCTTTTTGATGTTGATGCCAGTTGATGAATGCATCTGCCGGCATCGGTCTGGCGAGCAGAAATCCCTGCAGCTGATCACAGCTCATCTGTTTGAGAATATTCATCTGTGACTGATGCTCGATGCCCTCGGCGACAACCTTCAGGCCCAGTATATGGCTCATCTCAATGATCGAGGTGACGATGGCCCGGTCCACTTCTGAGTCTCCCAGATTGACCAGAAAGCTACGATCAATCTTCAGAGTATCCAGCTCCATCGTGCGGATATAGCTGAGACTGGAGTAGCCGGTGCCAAAATCATCAATCGCCACCTGAATACCCTGGCTGCGAAGTGTATTAATTGCCCTTTTGGTCTCCTCCGGACAGTAAAGAAAGCAGGATTCGGTCAGCTCTACTGACAGAAGGTGTGCGGGTAGACTTTGTTGTTGCAGTGTCGCAAGAATACGCTCAGCGATATCGCCCTGCTGAAACTGTTTGGCTGAGACATTAACGGCCACGTTGATCTCGGCACCCTGTTTACGCCATGCCGCAATCTGTCGACAGGCTTCTGCGATTACAAAATCACCGATCCGGTTGATCAGTCCAAGATCCTCTGCCAGGGGAATAAACTCAACCGGTGAAATAAAGCCCAGTTGCGGATGCAGCCAGCGTAACAGCGCCTCACAGCTGTCAGATCTGCCTGTTTGAAGGCAGACTTTCGGCTGGTAATAGAGTTGAAACTCGCCATTATCCAGGGCTGCCTGAAGGTCGCTGCCCATCTGATAGCGGGACTGAATCTGCTGGTGTTGTTCAGAAGAGAAGAAGCGGAAACTGTTGCGCCCGAAATCTTTTGCCAGATGTACAGCCGAGTCGGCACATTTGAGCAGGGATTCCGCATTGTCGGCATCGGTTGGATAGAAGCTGACGCCGATGCTGATAGTGACTTTCAGTTCTTTATCATCGATCAGAATTGGTTGGTTGACTGTGTTCAGCAAGCGGTTGAGAAACTCACTGATGTGAGGTGTGTTATCGACATCGGTGAGAATCAGATTAAACTCATCGCCGCCAAAACGGGCCACGGTATCGCCATTATCTAACTCATGTTCAATGCGCCGGCCGACCTCCTTAAGCACTTTGTCCCCGGTTTCGTGGCCATACAGGTCGTTGATTTGCTGAAAAAAATCAACATCTATATACGCTACGGCAATCCGGTGTTGATGCTCTTTAGCATATCCCAGTGATAGCTGAAGACGGTCATTAAAGAGTTTTCGGTTAGGGAGTCGGGTCAGCTCATCGAAGTAGGCAAGCCGCTTGATGCGGGCTTCAGATTTTTTTATCTCGGTCAGGTCGGTGAAAATTGCTGCATATTGCGAGATATTTCCACTGTCATCCCTGATCGAAGTGATACTGAGCCACTCAGGGTATACCGAACCATCTCTGCGCCGATTCCAGATCTCCCCCTGCCAGAAACCCTGTTCTGCCAGGTTTAGCCACATCTCGGTATAAAACCTTTCGTTGTGGCGTCCGGAGCTGAGAATGCTGGGGTTTTTCCCCAACACTTCTTCACTGGTATATCCGGTGATCTCCGTGAACGATGGATTAACCCGAAGAATAAGAGAGTTTTTATCACAGATGACGATCGCTTCCATCGACGCTTCAATGACTTTATCCGCCAGCTTCAGACTGTGTTGGGATTGTTCCAGCGCACGATCCTGTTCATTCAGCAGTTCCCGCAGGTGATACACGCAATCACTTTCTACACTTTGCAGGATATCGGAGTAGGAGATAAGCCCGGTTATTTTTCCCTCATGGTTAGTGATAGCGAGATGCTGGAACTGATGCTGGTGAAATACCTTTCGGGCTTTATATAAGCTTAAATTCTGTTCAATCGTCACCAGAGGGTTATTGCAAAGGTCGCTGAGATTATGATCCTGCATATTCTGAGAGATCAGGGTCACGGCGTCCCGTTCGGTAAATATACCGCATACTTCGTTATGCTGAGTGATCAACAGGGCGGAACTGTCGGATGCCTTCAGTTTCTGCAGCGCAGAGAGAACGGTACTGTTGCCATCAACAGTGAGCGGAGCGTGATCTGCGATCTCCTCGACTGAGCGCAGGAAAAGGTCATGTTCGATACCGTGACTGTTAACCACGTCGGTTTCAGAGAGAATCCCGCAGGCTTCTCCGGATGCTTTGGTCACGACGAGATGGCGAACCCCTTCGGCGATCAGTCTGTGTTCGGCTTCATCCACTGATTCCCATTCTGATACAGACGATACCGGTGCAGACATTAACTCTGTTATCGGAGCGTTTTCATGCTGATCTGCCCACAGACTGATCAGATCCCGCCGGGTGACAATACCCACGGGCAAACGATTATCGCACACAACAATACAGCCGATTTGTTGGTCGGCCATGAGCCTGATCAGGCTTTCTGCCGTTGCATCAGGCGTGCAGGTGATTAGGTTTGTCTGGGCAATATGTCTGACAAGTAACGGGTTGTTACGATCAGGAGTTCTGGACATCGAAAAGGGACCCTTTCACCAGAGTGGATGTTTAAATGAGGCGGTATATTACACATGCACTTTAAGTGGGTATAGCCGCTGCAACCTGCACTGAGGGATTATGGCGATTAAATTCAAGTAATATGAATTTTTTATGATCTGTATCAGGTTTTGCTTTTATTGCTTGAATCCAAATAAATCTGATCCTTCTCCGGCGTGCGTGCGTAGTAGTTTCTGGAGGAGCAGAGACTATGAGATCAGGCTTATCACAGGGGTTCTGGGTTAATCAGGCGGGTTTTCAGCTGGCCTGGTGGTGTGCGATTTTATTCACCGGCCAGAGCTTACCTGTGCTTATCACCTTATTGCTGTTGCATTGTCTGTGTCACCGACAACCACTCAATGAAGCGTATGTTGTCATTGCCTGCGGCTTGATTGGATTTTGCGTTGATCTGCTGCTCACGGCGGTGGGTTTTTTTCGCTTTGAGTCAGCGGCAACACCGCCTCTGTGGTTACTTCTGTTGTGGTTTTGTTTCGCCGCGACCCTGAGACAGAGCCTGAGCTTTTTCCATAATCGCTGGGTGCTCGCTTCAGTGTGCGGAGGCGTATCCGGCAGCCTGGCCTATATTGCGGCGGCTAAACTCGGAGCCGTCAGTATCGGCTTATCGACACTACCGGGCTTTCTGATTCTGATGTTTATCTGGATGGGACTGTTTCCGCTGCAGCTATGGCTGAGTGCGCAGCATTTTCCGGGGGAGGTCAGGGGTGCGTATTAATCGGTTATTGATCATCCTGGTTCTGGCTATGGCCGGTCTGACGCCTGCGCTAGCCAAACCGCTGCCTCAGGAGATGAAGCTTATTGGCGAGGCAGAGCTGAAGGTGCTTTGGTTCCGGGTCTATAACGCCCGGCTTGAAAGCCCTCAGGGGGATTTTATTTCTGCATCAATGCCATTGCTGCTGACGCTCGAATATCAGCGCGATATCAGTAAACAGGAACTGCTTGAAGAGACCCGCAAGCAATGGCAAAGGGCGGGTATCGAACCGTATGATCAGACGGCATGGCTCGCTTCATTAACCGAACTATGGCCGGATATCCGCCGGAATGATTCGCTTGGTTTTTATCAGGATGCCGATGGAGATGGACACTTTTATTACAATCAGCGCTATCTGGGCAGTATCCGCAATAGCCGCTTCAGCCGGGCGTTTCTCGATATATGGTTATCTGAAAACAGTGATTTTCCACAGCTAACCCAACAGTTGACCGGCAGG belongs to Amphritea atlantica and includes:
- a CDS encoding hydrogenase maturation protease, with product MNSAVKPKRLALADFNRADCLIYGIGNLARQDDGLGWAFVDWLEATGICPEAEMVRNYQLFLEDADLISRKQKVLFIDATQDPGVEAFSLQSASAKLDFSFTSHAISIPAIMATCQLCFDKQPAVYVLAIRGYEWALEEGLTAGARSNLDRAIAHFRV
- a CDS encoding DUF2878 domain-containing protein, whose protein sequence is MRSGLSQGFWVNQAGFQLAWWCAILFTGQSLPVLITLLLLHCLCHRQPLNEAYVVIACGLIGFCVDLLLTAVGFFRFESAATPPLWLLLLWFCFAATLRQSLSFFHNRWVLASVCGGVSGSLAYIAAAKLGAVSIGLSTLPGFLILMFIWMGLFPLQLWLSAQHFPGEVRGAY
- a CDS encoding EAL domain-containing protein, whose product is MSRTPDRNNPLLVRHIAQTNLITCTPDATAESLIRLMADQQIGCIVVCDNRLPVGIVTRRDLISLWADQHENAPITELMSAPVSSVSEWESVDEAEHRLIAEGVRHLVVTKASGEACGILSETDVVNSHGIEHDLFLRSVEEIADHAPLTVDGNSTVLSALQKLKASDSSALLITQHNEVCGIFTERDAVTLISQNMQDHNLSDLCNNPLVTIEQNLSLYKARKVFHQHQFQHLAITNHEGKITGLISYSDILQSVESDCVYHLRELLNEQDRALEQSQHSLKLADKVIEASMEAIVICDKNSLILRVNPSFTEITGYTSEEVLGKNPSILSSGRHNERFYTEMWLNLAEQGFWQGEIWNRRRDGSVYPEWLSITSIRDDSGNISQYAAIFTDLTEIKKSEARIKRLAYFDELTRLPNRKLFNDRLQLSLGYAKEHQHRIAVAYIDVDFFQQINDLYGHETGDKVLKEVGRRIEHELDNGDTVARFGGDEFNLILTDVDNTPHISEFLNRLLNTVNQPILIDDKELKVTISIGVSFYPTDADNAESLLKCADSAVHLAKDFGRNSFRFFSSEQHQQIQSRYQMGSDLQAALDNGEFQLYYQPKVCLQTGRSDSCEALLRWLHPQLGFISPVEFIPLAEDLGLINRIGDFVIAEACRQIAAWRKQGAEINVAVNVSAKQFQQGDIAERILATLQQQSLPAHLLSVELTESCFLYCPEETKRAINTLRSQGIQVAIDDFGTGYSSLSYIRTMELDTLKIDRSFLVNLGDSEVDRAIVTSIIEMSHILGLKVVAEGIEHQSQMNILKQMSCDQLQGFLLARPMPADAFINWHQHQKA